A single region of the Halopiger xanaduensis SH-6 genome encodes:
- the gpmI gene encoding 2,3-bisphosphoglycerate-independent phosphoglycerate mutase: protein MDAALIVLDGWGLGDDDESTRDAVAAADTPTFDRLAETGAYGTLEVAGRRVGLPDGQMGNSEVGHLNIGAGRVVYQEYTRISDSIADGTFRENDAINAAFDEALENDGTIHFVGLVSDGGVHSDHEHLHALIELAGDRDVEAVTHAITDGRDTSPTGGRDYLSTLEDVIDEHGTGHVATVSGRYYAMDRDQNWERTKRAYDAIVEREAEYSAESAVAAVEDSYDRDVTDEFVEPTVIEGRPALEDGDSVVWFNFRSDRARQLTRMLAGIRPEDWADEFETHPPDSEVVMMTQYDKTFDLPVAYPPNQPEQVLGEVLADAGKSQLRIAESEKYAHVTYFLNGGREVEFDGEIRQIVESPDVPTYDEQPEMSAPEVTDTAIDVIESDDPDVLVLNYANPDMVGHTGDYEAAIEAVEAVDEQLGRLAATLEEYGAHVLITADHGNADDMGTEDDPHTAHTYNLVPLVYVADDGTDGGRTVREGGTLADIAPTLLELIGVDQPPEMTGEPLLE from the coding sequence ATGGACGCTGCACTGATCGTCCTCGACGGCTGGGGACTCGGTGACGACGACGAGTCGACCAGGGACGCGGTCGCTGCGGCCGACACGCCGACGTTCGACCGGCTCGCCGAAACCGGCGCGTACGGCACGCTCGAGGTGGCGGGTCGGCGCGTCGGTCTCCCGGACGGCCAGATGGGCAACAGCGAGGTCGGCCACCTCAATATCGGCGCCGGCCGAGTAGTGTATCAGGAGTACACCCGGATCTCCGACTCGATCGCGGACGGCACCTTCCGGGAGAACGACGCGATCAACGCGGCGTTCGACGAGGCCCTCGAGAACGACGGCACGATCCACTTCGTCGGGCTGGTCAGCGACGGCGGGGTCCACTCGGATCACGAGCACCTCCACGCGCTGATCGAGCTCGCGGGCGACCGCGACGTCGAGGCGGTCACGCACGCGATTACGGACGGCCGCGACACCTCGCCGACGGGCGGCCGCGACTACTTGTCGACGCTCGAGGACGTGATCGACGAGCACGGCACGGGCCACGTCGCGACGGTTTCGGGCCGCTACTACGCGATGGACCGGGACCAGAACTGGGAGCGGACGAAACGCGCCTACGACGCGATCGTCGAGCGGGAGGCCGAGTACTCGGCGGAATCGGCCGTTGCTGCCGTCGAAGACTCCTACGACCGCGACGTGACCGACGAGTTCGTCGAGCCGACCGTGATCGAGGGCCGGCCCGCCCTCGAGGACGGCGACTCGGTCGTCTGGTTCAACTTCCGGTCGGATCGCGCACGCCAGCTGACGCGGATGCTCGCGGGCATCCGTCCCGAGGACTGGGCCGACGAGTTCGAGACCCACCCGCCGGACTCGGAGGTCGTAATGATGACCCAGTACGACAAGACGTTCGACCTTCCCGTCGCCTACCCGCCGAACCAGCCCGAGCAGGTGCTGGGCGAGGTGCTGGCCGACGCAGGGAAGAGTCAGCTGCGGATCGCCGAGTCAGAAAAATACGCCCACGTCACCTACTTCTTAAACGGCGGCCGCGAGGTCGAGTTCGACGGCGAGATCCGGCAGATCGTCGAGAGTCCGGACGTCCCGACCTACGACGAGCAGCCCGAGATGAGCGCGCCCGAAGTGACCGACACCGCGATCGACGTCATCGAGTCCGACGATCCGGACGTACTCGTGCTCAACTACGCCAACCCCGACATGGTCGGTCACACCGGCGACTACGAGGCCGCCATCGAGGCCGTCGAAGCCGTCGACGAACAGCTGGGGCGGCTCGCGGCGACGCTCGAGGAGTACGGCGCCCACGTCCTCATCACGGCCGACCACGGCAACGCCGACGACATGGGGACGGAAGACGACCCGCACACGGCGCACACGTACAACCTCGTCCCGCTCGTCTACGTCGCCGACGACGGGACCGACGGCGGCCGGACCGTCCGCGAGGGCGGTACCCTCGCCGACATCGCCCCCACGCTGCTCGAGTTGATCGGCGTCGACCAGCCGCCGGAGATGACCGGCGAACCGCTGCTCGAGTGA
- a CDS encoding DUF7113 family protein has product MIMVRGQAGGTELTGTLYERGERAPSFRGAPDQDAAYVWVCDEFYEVDTGGSTQRVEDREVNVAFESPMPRGFDTREQALENAKEHIRTQFARIGVDPADVDLEVEKAERPTE; this is encoded by the coding sequence ATGATCATGGTCCGCGGTCAAGCCGGCGGCACCGAACTCACCGGAACGCTGTACGAACGCGGTGAGCGAGCGCCGTCGTTCCGCGGCGCTCCCGACCAGGACGCCGCGTACGTCTGGGTCTGCGACGAGTTCTACGAGGTCGACACCGGCGGCTCGACGCAGCGCGTCGAGGACCGGGAGGTCAACGTCGCCTTCGAGTCGCCGATGCCCCGCGGGTTCGACACCCGTGAGCAGGCCCTCGAGAACGCCAAAGAGCACATCCGAACCCAGTTCGCCCGGATCGGCGTCGACCCGGCCGACGTCGACCTCGAGGTCGAGAAGGCGGAGCGGCCGACCGAGTAA
- a CDS encoding DNA double-strand break repair nuclease NurA, whose translation MTLDPVHFDGIARLAGRIDHGADADDRRAFAETVWEEFLDPLVSREGRRIVEPVDEQARRLVDCEDVALRDREFPTEHGLDAGTINPTTFKNGLVIDIAQAAMSATPSDLNLHRARTVVATVHSNDETMNVDETWGKFDEGYSRSRAVKIPPLPRFAEGVVHALALYLAESTHARDHADEVDDLLVLDGPLYPRGLLRWADQHPDLADFLLEDPRPTTVLENYVRLVEEFVERDVPLIGFVKNPATRVITRTLKGKRDAEISVPWADDSALFTRLLERGEYVDDIEGKRWERDTSALTYTNWFRSRGGVDQALSANGDALGVERHRSLEDYEVTFFVVYDPRDDLIYRIEAPYAFTRDPETREALTMQVLQDVAVAHGPPTIVEKADELARISRSEKRSLRESFETAFDTSQDRTYDDHRWDGDGDAAAGY comes from the coding sequence ATGACGCTCGATCCGGTCCACTTCGACGGCATCGCGCGGCTGGCGGGGCGGATCGACCACGGGGCCGACGCCGACGACCGCCGCGCGTTCGCCGAGACGGTCTGGGAGGAATTTCTCGATCCGCTCGTCTCTCGCGAGGGCCGACGGATCGTCGAACCGGTCGACGAGCAAGCCCGCCGGCTCGTCGACTGCGAGGACGTCGCGCTGCGGGACCGGGAGTTTCCCACCGAGCACGGCCTCGACGCGGGGACGATCAACCCGACGACGTTCAAGAACGGGCTTGTCATCGACATCGCCCAGGCGGCCATGAGCGCGACGCCCTCGGATTTGAACCTTCACCGCGCGCGGACGGTCGTCGCGACGGTTCACTCCAATGACGAGACGATGAATGTTGACGAAACGTGGGGCAAGTTCGACGAGGGCTACAGCCGCAGTCGTGCGGTGAAGATCCCGCCGCTCCCGCGGTTCGCCGAGGGCGTCGTCCACGCGCTCGCCCTGTATCTGGCCGAGAGCACCCACGCCCGCGACCACGCCGACGAGGTCGACGATCTGCTCGTCCTCGACGGCCCGCTCTACCCCCGCGGGCTGCTCCGCTGGGCCGATCAACATCCAGATCTCGCGGACTTCCTGCTCGAGGATCCGCGGCCGACGACGGTCCTCGAGAACTACGTCCGGTTGGTCGAGGAGTTCGTCGAACGCGATGTGCCGCTGATCGGATTCGTCAAGAACCCGGCGACCCGCGTCATCACGCGGACGCTGAAGGGGAAGCGCGACGCCGAGATCAGCGTCCCCTGGGCGGACGACTCGGCGCTGTTCACGCGGCTACTCGAGCGCGGCGAGTACGTCGACGATATCGAGGGCAAGCGCTGGGAGCGCGACACGTCGGCGCTGACCTACACGAACTGGTTCCGCTCGCGCGGCGGCGTCGACCAGGCGCTCTCGGCGAACGGCGACGCGCTCGGCGTCGAGCGACACCGCTCGCTCGAGGACTACGAAGTGACCTTCTTCGTCGTCTACGACCCTCGGGACGATCTGATCTACCGGATCGAGGCGCCCTACGCTTTCACGCGCGATCCGGAGACCCGCGAGGCGCTGACGATGCAGGTGCTCCAGGACGTCGCGGTCGCGCACGGGCCGCCGACCATCGTCGAGAAGGCCGACGAACTCGCGCGCATCAGCCGTTCGGAGAAGCGGTCGCTCCGGGAGTCGTTCGAGACGGCCTTCGACACGAGCCAGGACCGGACCTACGACGACCACCGGTGGGACGGGGACGGCGACGCAGCCGCGGGCTACTGA
- a CDS encoding thiol-disulfide oxidoreductase DCC family protein, whose protein sequence is MSADVPDGAPIVLFDGVCNLCNGFVQFLVPRDTDEQFYFASLQSDVATELLAEHDLPTDDLESIVLIEGDDCYVKSAAVLRIAQLLGGVYALLGPFRYLPRPIRDLAYELVAANRYRLFGKKEQCMMPTGDVRSRFLE, encoded by the coding sequence ATGAGCGCCGACGTTCCAGACGGAGCCCCGATCGTCCTCTTCGACGGCGTCTGCAACCTCTGTAACGGCTTCGTCCAGTTCCTCGTCCCGCGGGACACCGACGAGCAGTTCTACTTCGCCTCGCTCCAGTCCGACGTCGCGACCGAACTGCTCGCCGAGCACGACCTTCCGACGGACGACCTCGAGTCGATCGTCCTGATCGAGGGCGACGACTGCTACGTGAAATCGGCTGCCGTCCTCCGCATCGCGCAGTTGCTCGGCGGCGTCTACGCCCTGCTCGGCCCGTTCCGGTACCTGCCGCGGCCGATCCGCGACTTGGCGTACGAGCTGGTCGCCGCCAACCGGTACCGCCTGTTCGGCAAGAAGGAGCAGTGCATGATGCCGACGGGCGACGTTCGGTCCCGGTTTCTCGAGTAG
- a CDS encoding DUF7344 domain-containing protein — protein sequence MSSDAHLGDTSERDPLYDVPPEQYEACSHPRRVYLLEILTSDTDGERGDDRHSLFDLTTELIEREEPDVPNGQARHEVRLSLLHNHLPRLADCGVIEWDAETGVELVAEPQLCPAALASLLEETPDDETDTPADDELLQRVVDPSRLRVARLVHESDGSLSLDRLATALAARDSLAPAETETAKIELHHAHLPALDAVGVLEYDPDAGLVDATPMTDAVSFIP from the coding sequence ATGAGTTCGGACGCTCACCTCGGCGACACCAGCGAGCGGGACCCGCTCTACGACGTCCCGCCGGAACAGTACGAGGCCTGCAGCCATCCGCGGCGGGTGTACCTGCTGGAGATCCTGACCAGCGATACGGACGGCGAGCGCGGAGACGACCGCCACTCGCTGTTCGACCTCACGACTGAACTGATCGAGCGAGAGGAACCCGACGTTCCGAACGGCCAGGCCCGCCACGAGGTTCGGCTCAGCCTGCTTCACAACCACCTTCCGCGGCTGGCCGACTGCGGCGTGATCGAGTGGGACGCCGAGACGGGCGTCGAACTCGTCGCCGAACCGCAGCTTTGCCCGGCGGCGCTCGCGTCGCTGCTCGAGGAAACCCCCGACGACGAGACCGATACCCCCGCTGACGACGAACTGCTCCAGCGGGTCGTCGACCCGAGCCGCCTTCGCGTAGCTCGGCTCGTCCACGAGAGCGACGGCTCGCTGTCGCTGGACCGACTCGCCACCGCGCTCGCGGCGCGCGACTCGCTCGCGCCCGCGGAGACGGAAACCGCGAAGATCGAACTCCACCACGCCCACCTGCCCGCCCTCGACGCGGTCGGCGTCCTCGAGTACGACCCGGACGCCGGGCTGGTCGACGCCACCCCGATGACCGACGCCGTCTCGTTCATCCCGTAA
- a CDS encoding cohesin domain-containing protein translates to MIVPTRARRAVSLAALATLVTALCVTTAVGTAAAGDQTAIVWSEPETVAAEPGETVELEVVLQSGGSHDAGVEAVTLVAQYHPDYLSVVDVERGPWLAGGGSGNDGDGDVRTAETIADENGTAILEQRRDPAAGGVSGVGTVATVTVEVAEDAPAATTDIAFDATDVSLTSEWPTPVVDEPTTIEIDGGGERVAPDEFEHPDPDEFDLEETAEANSTTGDGADDGDENESTGSGPAETTDATESIPGFTIAGTAAVSAVLAVTGAFAARRNRSRR, encoded by the coding sequence ATGATCGTCCCGACTCGAGCGCGGCGCGCCGTCTCACTTGCCGCCCTCGCGACGCTCGTTACTGCCCTCTGCGTGACGACCGCCGTCGGTACCGCCGCCGCGGGCGACCAGACCGCGATCGTCTGGTCGGAGCCGGAAACGGTCGCGGCCGAACCCGGCGAGACGGTCGAACTCGAGGTCGTCCTCCAGAGCGGCGGCAGCCACGACGCCGGCGTCGAGGCCGTGACGCTGGTCGCGCAGTACCACCCCGACTACCTCTCGGTCGTCGACGTCGAGCGGGGACCGTGGCTCGCCGGTGGCGGCAGCGGTAACGACGGCGATGGAGACGTCCGGACGGCCGAGACGATCGCCGACGAGAACGGCACGGCCATCCTCGAGCAGCGACGCGACCCCGCCGCCGGCGGCGTCAGCGGCGTCGGGACGGTCGCGACGGTGACCGTCGAAGTCGCCGAAGACGCGCCGGCCGCGACGACCGACATCGCGTTCGACGCGACCGACGTCTCCCTCACGAGCGAGTGGCCGACGCCCGTCGTCGACGAGCCGACGACGATCGAGATCGACGGCGGCGGCGAGCGAGTGGCGCCCGACGAGTTCGAGCATCCCGATCCCGACGAATTCGACCTCGAGGAGACAGCCGAGGCTAATTCGACGACTGGGGACGGCGCAGACGACGGCGACGAAAACGAATCGACCGGGTCCGGACCGGCCGAGACGACCGACGCGACCGAGTCGATTCCCGGATTCACGATCGCCGGAACGGCCGCCGTCAGTGCTGTACTCGCCGTTACGGGCGCGTTCGCCGCCCGACGGAACCGATCGCGACGGTAG
- a CDS encoding HTTM domain-containing protein yields MDWSRSPSATRPNLSAVLDRLSIAIQRRVAIDPRALAAFRIAIGTLLILDLALRARNLGTFYTDAGVLPLRALFSDYSPVYSLHAISGAAWVQALLFAVAGAFALALLLGYRTRLATIVSWLLLLSLHARNPMVLNSGDTLLRMLLFWGMFLPLGREWSIDARRLETTRGGEDGTVDETREPVTDESGPSAGDSDDESGMSVPGIVSVPTMAILLQVQLMYLTNAVHKTRSDKWMGGDAVVHIFQADHLTILLGDVLADQHALLELFTYAWIAVILLSPLLLLLTGVWRAAFASVVIGMHLGMATTLQIGLFPLISVGALLLFYPPVVWETATALATRIGIAAPLRRGLDRLQRTAPRVPLPDAPAVPAATDLPATTRTAIETTASRSRVLFSTVIPWLLLVLVVLSNAEAVDYADVPEVGDEVLETVNADQSWRMFAPNPTSTTRWLVAPADLEDGSQVDAFGGGEVDWDRPPSADELYDTARERKYVSNMRYADNENHRSYFANYLCDRWNRSHETGLENVTIYGLTDNAGPYDDEPDIAKYKKIEYDCSGPFVQNG; encoded by the coding sequence ATGGACTGGTCCCGTTCTCCCTCCGCCACGCGACCCAATCTGTCGGCCGTACTGGATCGGCTCTCGATCGCGATCCAGCGCCGCGTCGCGATCGATCCGCGGGCGCTCGCCGCGTTCCGGATCGCGATCGGCACGCTACTGATCCTCGATCTGGCCCTCCGGGCGCGGAACCTCGGGACCTTCTACACTGACGCTGGCGTACTCCCGCTGCGGGCGCTGTTTTCGGATTACTCGCCGGTGTACTCCCTGCACGCGATCTCCGGCGCGGCGTGGGTGCAGGCGCTGTTGTTCGCCGTCGCGGGCGCGTTCGCCCTCGCGCTCCTGCTGGGGTACCGGACGCGGCTCGCGACGATCGTCTCGTGGCTCCTCCTGCTATCCCTGCACGCGCGGAACCCGATGGTGCTCAACTCAGGTGACACGCTGCTGCGGATGCTGTTGTTCTGGGGGATGTTCCTCCCGCTGGGTCGGGAGTGGTCGATCGACGCGCGGCGCCTCGAGACGACTCGAGGCGGCGAGGACGGGACGGTCGACGAGACTCGAGAACCGGTGACCGACGAGTCCGGTCCGAGTGCCGGTGACAGCGACGACGAATCGGGGATGTCGGTTCCGGGAATCGTGAGCGTGCCGACGATGGCCATTCTGTTACAAGTTCAGCTGATGTACCTGACCAACGCCGTCCACAAGACGCGAAGCGACAAGTGGATGGGCGGCGACGCGGTCGTTCACATCTTCCAGGCCGACCACCTCACGATCCTGCTCGGGGACGTGCTGGCGGATCAGCACGCGCTGCTGGAACTGTTTACCTACGCCTGGATAGCCGTCATCCTGCTCTCGCCGCTGTTGCTCTTGCTCACCGGCGTCTGGCGTGCTGCCTTCGCGTCGGTCGTGATAGGGATGCACCTCGGGATGGCCACGACGCTGCAGATCGGGCTCTTCCCGCTGATCTCAGTCGGCGCGCTCCTGCTGTTCTACCCGCCGGTCGTCTGGGAGACCGCGACCGCGCTCGCGACGCGAATCGGCATCGCAGCACCGCTTCGGCGAGGACTGGACCGCCTGCAGCGGACTGCACCGCGCGTCCCGCTACCGGATGCGCCGGCGGTTCCGGCAGCGACTGACCTGCCGGCGACGACGCGCACGGCAATCGAAACCACGGCGAGTCGGAGCCGTGTTCTGTTCTCGACGGTCATCCCCTGGTTGCTCCTGGTACTCGTCGTCCTCTCGAACGCCGAGGCGGTCGACTACGCCGACGTTCCCGAGGTCGGCGACGAGGTGCTCGAGACGGTCAACGCCGACCAGAGCTGGCGGATGTTCGCGCCGAACCCGACCTCGACGACCAGGTGGCTCGTCGCGCCGGCCGACCTCGAGGACGGCTCGCAGGTCGACGCGTTCGGCGGCGGCGAGGTCGACTGGGATCGACCGCCGAGCGCCGACGAACTCTACGACACCGCCCGCGAGCGCAAGTACGTCTCGAACATGCGCTACGCGGACAACGAGAACCACCGCTCGTACTTCGCGAACTACCTCTGTGATCGGTGGAACCGCAGCCACGAAACCGGCCTCGAGAACGTGACGATCTACGGGTTAACCGATAACGCAGGCCCGTACGACGACGAGCCGGATATTGCCAAGTACAAGAAAATCGAGTACGACTGTTCGGGGCCGTTCGTCCAGAACGGGTGA
- a CDS encoding bifunctional metallophosphatase/5'-nucleotidase has product MARESASRTRDRTNDDVDRSRRRFLGAAAGASAATLLPATDRARAASTTTTDGTVTLVHDTHFHGRFNDASADELSLARYYSVVEDVLADADNGLFVGNGDDFAPSMLGLEYEGEHMVEALNYTDLAVDGVGNHEFDFGADVATTRFEESEFPWVVANLLDDAGDPVPGTERWTTLEAGGLTVGVFGLVSENFHSLTDYPEEWQVLEYVEASQEAVDSLRDAGADVVVCASHVSTGVHETLAESVDGLDAIVGSHSGVVFDEPEVVDGTVISEFGDEFDHVGAITLDAEGELADWRRTDLLLPDSDPAPAVEEYDQISVRYTDEIEPDERLAELADEWLGDLEERLGQPAFESEVELDATYNNYAIETNWGNLMTDAMRAVGEIGDVEVDIAANNAGGIRSDSTYGPGEITGTDVMDILPFPNEILVVEATGQQVIDYLEEALRPHPAPDFGAQPAIQVSGVSYEWTGHEDDAGVENVFVGDDPIDPEATYTFAHNDYSIGNSEVLSEAEVVLESGQFQGPFVLEQLEQRDTVAPERENRMIRVDETVDAASISRNAEELTLTAPVPEGAAEVATEPGAYRVVVRTGDDLEATSVTADGDAVNVTFDAASLTDLAESIDDPALRLFGGYSPDQDYWGYDYEVPNSSGYDRFRFKAPVDAAAVLEGAQDGTGDENADSVADDGNAGSGGDGDGDDNGSEGESGDGSDDSVPGFGPIAAVTGGSAGAYLYARGRGNDAGADASDESANSTDD; this is encoded by the coding sequence ATGGCTCGAGAGTCAGCGAGTCGGACGCGAGATCGGACGAACGACGACGTCGACCGGAGTCGTCGCCGCTTCCTCGGCGCGGCCGCGGGCGCGTCGGCGGCCACGCTGCTCCCCGCTACGGATCGTGCGCGTGCGGCGAGTACGACTACGACCGACGGAACCGTCACGCTCGTTCACGACACGCACTTCCACGGCCGATTCAACGACGCTTCGGCGGACGAACTGAGTCTCGCCCGCTACTACTCCGTCGTCGAGGACGTGCTCGCCGACGCCGACAACGGGCTGTTCGTCGGCAACGGCGACGACTTCGCGCCGTCGATGCTCGGCCTCGAGTACGAGGGCGAACACATGGTCGAGGCGCTGAACTACACGGACCTCGCCGTCGACGGCGTCGGCAACCACGAGTTCGACTTCGGCGCCGACGTCGCGACGACCCGCTTCGAGGAGAGCGAGTTCCCGTGGGTCGTCGCGAACCTGCTCGACGACGCGGGCGACCCCGTCCCGGGCACCGAGCGGTGGACCACGCTCGAGGCGGGCGGGCTGACCGTCGGCGTCTTCGGGCTCGTTTCCGAGAACTTCCACTCGCTGACCGACTACCCCGAGGAGTGGCAGGTGCTGGAGTACGTCGAGGCGTCCCAGGAGGCGGTCGATTCGCTCCGCGATGCGGGGGCGGACGTCGTCGTCTGCGCCTCGCACGTCTCGACGGGCGTCCACGAGACGCTCGCGGAGTCGGTCGACGGGCTCGACGCGATCGTCGGCTCCCACTCCGGCGTCGTCTTCGACGAACCCGAGGTCGTCGACGGGACGGTCATCAGCGAGTTCGGCGACGAGTTCGACCACGTCGGGGCGATCACGCTCGACGCCGAGGGCGAACTGGCCGACTGGCGGCGGACCGATCTCCTGTTGCCCGACTCGGACCCGGCACCCGCAGTCGAGGAGTACGACCAGATCAGCGTCCGCTACACCGACGAGATCGAACCCGACGAGCGCCTCGCCGAACTGGCCGACGAGTGGCTCGGCGACCTCGAGGAGCGGCTCGGCCAGCCGGCCTTCGAGAGCGAGGTCGAACTCGACGCGACGTACAATAACTACGCGATCGAGACCAACTGGGGCAACCTCATGACCGACGCGATGCGGGCGGTCGGCGAGATCGGCGACGTCGAGGTCGACATCGCCGCCAACAACGCCGGCGGCATCCGCAGCGACTCGACCTACGGCCCCGGCGAGATCACCGGCACGGACGTGATGGACATCCTGCCGTTCCCGAACGAGATTCTGGTCGTCGAAGCGACCGGCCAGCAGGTGATCGACTACCTCGAGGAGGCGCTTCGACCGCATCCGGCGCCGGACTTCGGCGCGCAGCCCGCGATTCAGGTGTCGGGCGTTTCCTACGAGTGGACGGGTCACGAGGACGACGCGGGAGTCGAGAACGTCTTCGTCGGCGACGACCCGATCGACCCCGAGGCGACCTACACCTTCGCGCACAACGACTACTCCATCGGCAACTCCGAGGTCCTCTCCGAGGCCGAGGTCGTCCTCGAGTCCGGCCAGTTCCAGGGGCCGTTCGTCTTAGAGCAACTCGAGCAGCGCGACACGGTCGCACCCGAACGGGAGAATCGGATGATCCGCGTCGACGAGACCGTCGACGCGGCATCGATCAGCCGCAACGCCGAGGAACTCACGCTCACTGCCCCCGTGCCCGAGGGCGCCGCGGAAGTCGCGACCGAGCCTGGCGCCTACCGAGTCGTGGTCCGGACCGGCGACGACCTCGAGGCGACATCTGTGACCGCGGACGGCGACGCGGTCAACGTGACGTTCGACGCGGCCTCGCTAACGGACCTCGCCGAGAGCATCGACGACCCCGCGCTGCGGCTGTTCGGCGGCTATAGCCCGGATCAGGACTACTGGGGATACGACTACGAGGTGCCGAACTCGAGCGGCTACGACCGGTTCCGGTTCAAAGCACCCGTCGACGCGGCCGCGGTACTCGAGGGTGCACAGGATGGGACCGGCGACGAAAACGCCGATAGCGTCGCCGATGACGGTAACGCCGGCAGCGGTGGCGACGGCGACGGCGACGACAACGGCAGCGAAGGCGAGAGCGGCGACGGCTCGGACGACAGCGTTCCCGGATTCGGCCCGATCGCCGCGGTAACCGGCGGCAGCGCCGGCGCGTACCTCTACGCCCGCGGTCGCGGGAACGACGCCGGCGCGGACGCATCTGACGAGTCGGCGAATTCGACCGACGACTGA
- a CDS encoding cohesin domain-containing protein translates to MPDTDDPSPADRSTRSDRNRNRRPSSDDFGAAVRAVVLAALLLSTTALSVPALVSAGDRSAVVRPSPSTVEAGPGETFAVEVELQSDGGHGGVGVAAVDFVAQYHPDYLEITDLERGPWLEQGNETTVRPERTLAHDDGTAILEQRRDPPAGGATGNARLATMTVRVADDAPPSTTTINVSETGVEPVRGWPLALYAQDVTVEIDGGGESVPASDFDHPDPDADALEAAADDGASAGNTSHDEADSSEDSNSSDTHSGSENGAADEPVDTGDEIPGFTAIIGGLALGFCLVRTLQRS, encoded by the coding sequence ATGCCCGACACCGACGATCCGTCGCCCGCGGACCGCTCGACGCGATCGGACCGAAACCGGAATCGCCGCCCCTCGAGCGACGACTTTGGAGCCGCCGTCCGCGCCGTCGTACTGGCGGCGTTGCTCCTCTCGACGACCGCGCTCTCCGTCCCGGCGCTCGTCAGCGCCGGCGATCGGAGCGCCGTCGTCAGACCGTCGCCCTCGACCGTCGAAGCCGGCCCGGGCGAGACGTTCGCGGTCGAGGTCGAACTCCAGAGCGACGGCGGCCACGGCGGCGTCGGCGTCGCCGCCGTCGACTTCGTCGCGCAGTACCACCCCGACTACCTCGAGATCACGGACCTCGAACGGGGACCGTGGCTCGAGCAGGGCAACGAGACGACCGTCCGTCCCGAGCGAACGCTCGCGCACGACGACGGCACGGCGATCCTCGAGCAGCGGCGCGATCCGCCCGCCGGCGGCGCGACCGGCAACGCGAGGCTCGCGACGATGACGGTTCGGGTCGCCGACGACGCGCCGCCGTCGACGACGACGATCAACGTCAGCGAAACCGGCGTCGAACCCGTCCGCGGGTGGCCGCTGGCCCTGTACGCACAGGACGTGACCGTCGAAATCGACGGGGGCGGCGAGTCGGTTCCGGCGTCGGATTTCGATCATCCGGACCCCGACGCCGACGCGCTCGAGGCTGCAGCAGATGATGGGGCGAGCGCCGGTAATACGAGCCACGACGAAGCAGACTCGAGCGAGGATTCGAACTCGAGCGACACTCACAGCGGCTCGGAAAACGGAGCGGCCGACGAGCCCGTCGACACCGGTGACGAGATACCGGGCTTTACTGCCATCATAGGCGGATTGGCCCTCGGTTTCTGTCTCGTCAGGACACTGCAGCGCAGTTGA